The Calditrichota bacterium genome includes the window AGGTTTGGGGATTTAATAGCAGTCACCTGGCAGGTATATATTTATTCAATTTACCAATAGAAGAGATTATATTTTTTGTTGCAATTCCTTATGCGATTGTTTTTACATATTATAGCCTTACAAAAGTTATTCCTCAAAAAGAAATAAATAAACCAATATTTTCAATCACATTTCTAATTGCTTTATTACTGCTAATTATCGCCCTTTTCAATCTTGATAAGATTTACACCAGCATTACATTTATGCTTACAGCCATATTCTTACTAATGCATATTTTTATTCTTCGCAGCCATTACCTCAAAACATTTTTTATTTCGTATGCTATTATTTTTCTTATTCCATTTATTTTTGTAAATGGAGCATTAACGGGCATGATGACGGCAGAGCCTGTCGTTTGGTATAATGATTCCGAAAATTTAGGCATACGAATTTTTACTATACCTATAGAAGATTTTGTATACGGGATGTTGTTGTATTTGATGAACGTGACTTTGTTTGAGCAGATAAAAGAAGTGAGGAAAGAAAACAGAATTTATAAATCCTCAGCATTGGTTTAAATTCAACCATCAGTTAAGCATTTAGAAACTCAATGGCTCGTTGTTCTGAATAGTATAACCCACTTTTATTGAAACTTACAAACCCGACATGCCCGCCATATTTTGGTGTTTCAAGGCAAACGAATTTATTTTCATCCACTTCGGTATGTGGGTAACACTCTTCTGCGAGAAATGGATCATTTAATGAATTAACAATAAGGGTGGGGATTTTTATTTCGGGAATAAAATATTTGCTGCTGCACTTTTTCCAGTAGTCTTCTGCATTTTTAAAGCCATGGATTTTTGAAGTATAGCGGTCATCAAAATCCTTAAAGGTTTTTACCAGTTGAAAATCCTTATCATCTATTTGCCCGGGGAACATATCCATTTTGATTTTGATTTTCTGGTGTAGAAATTTCAAAAAACGTTTCATGTAGATTTTATTACTAAAACGGGCCAATTCTTCAGCACTCGATTTTAAGTGGCATGGAACAGAAAAAACACAAGCTTTGCTTATTATTTGGTTGGCTTTTTCAGCTTGTTCACCAAGGTAGACAAGTATCTGATTTCCTCCCATACTAAATCCAACAAGCGCCAATTCTTGATAATTGCCTGTATTATTAACATGGTCAATCACAGTCTGCAAATCATCCGTTGTCCCGCTATGATAGAACCGTAACTTCCTGTTTATTTCTCCACTACAGGATCGAAAGTTCCAGGCTAAAACATCCCAGCCTGCCATGTTTAATGCTTTGGCCATGCCGATTACATAATGACGGTGAGAACTGCCTTCCATTCCGTGGGAAATAATGGCTATCTTTTTGGATGACACTCTTGACCAGTCAAGATCGAGAAAATCATTATCCGGTGTATTTATTCTTTCACGATTATAAAAAGCCGGATTCAATTTTCTGAACAAGGATGGATAAATAGTTTGAAGATGGCCGTTTGACAAAAACAGCGGAGGGCAATAATCTTGCATAAATAGTTTTTATGTAGAATTGAATTACTCAATAATTCAATTATTTTTAATTACGGTTTTTAGTCGCTAATTTTGCTTTATAGATTTAAGTGA containing:
- a CDS encoding lycopene cyclase domain-containing protein, with translation MSTYFWILLLTIIIPLPASFDKRIQFHKEWYAFIPAMLITGLFFIIWDIYFTQLQVWGFNSSHLAGIYLFNLPIEEIIFFVAIPYAIVFTYYSLTKVIPQKEINKPIFSITFLIALLLLIIALFNLDKIYTSITFMLTAIFLLMHIFILRSHYLKTFFISYAIIFLIPFIFVNGALTGMMTAEPVVWYNDSENLGIRIFTIPIEDFVYGMLLYLMNVTLFEQIKEVRKENRIYKSSALV
- a CDS encoding alpha/beta fold hydrolase — protein: MQDYCPPLFLSNGHLQTIYPSLFRKLNPAFYNRERINTPDNDFLDLDWSRVSSKKIAIISHGMEGSSHRHYVIGMAKALNMAGWDVLAWNFRSCSGEINRKLRFYHSGTTDDLQTVIDHVNNTGNYQELALVGFSMGGNQILVYLGEQAEKANQIISKACVFSVPCHLKSSAEELARFSNKIYMKRFLKFLHQKIKIKMDMFPGQIDDKDFQLVKTFKDFDDRYTSKIHGFKNAEDYWKKCSSKYFIPEIKIPTLIVNSLNDPFLAEECYPHTEVDENKFVCLETPKYGGHVGFVSFNKSGLYYSEQRAIEFLNA